The following coding sequences are from one Leptolyngbya sp. NIES-3755 window:
- the pvuIIR gene encoding type-2 restriction enzyme PvuII (ab initio prediction:Prodigal:2.6;~similar to AA sequence:UniProtKB:P23657), which translates to MSVDQSDENASLISTVITAPVSLKQIEQVEPVEEPIKEEAERKSDLERLQTAFEGVRALQELAREYEITDIFQDNGGKVLQVLILLGLKISPGREGNDAIDAEGNEYELKTLNRSLNKNAGVTTHHHLNRDILAKYRAVKAWYIAIYEGIELIEIYKVSPEMLEIKFSEWERKLDQIDSINNPKIPMRLIRQGELVYQRDSSQEA; encoded by the coding sequence ATGAGCGTTGATCAGTCGGATGAAAATGCTAGTTTGATTTCTACAGTGATCACGGCTCCGGTTTCTTTAAAGCAAATTGAGCAAGTTGAACCCGTTGAAGAACCAATCAAAGAAGAAGCTGAACGGAAATCGGATTTAGAAAGATTGCAAACTGCTTTTGAAGGAGTAAGAGCATTACAAGAGCTTGCAAGAGAATACGAGATAACCGATATATTTCAAGATAATGGCGGTAAGGTTCTACAAGTATTGATTTTATTAGGATTAAAGATATCTCCTGGCAGAGAGGGAAATGATGCGATCGATGCCGAAGGAAATGAATATGAGTTGAAAACACTAAATCGCTCTTTAAACAAAAATGCAGGAGTCACAACTCACCACCATCTCAATCGCGATATTCTCGCTAAATATCGAGCAGTGAAAGCTTGGTATATTGCCATTTACGAGGGAATAGAGCTAATTGAAATCTATAAAGTTTCTCCAGAGATGCTTGAGATAAAGTTTAGCGAATGGGAAAGAAAGCTCGATCAGATTGATTCAATCAATAATCCCAAAATTCCAATGAGGCTAATTCGTCAAGGTGAATTAGTTTATCAGCGTGATTCATCTCAAGAAGCTTAG
- a CDS encoding hypothetical protein (hypothetical protein Npun_R5438;~similar to AA sequence:cyanobase_aa:LBDG_19030), whose protein sequence is MSLTVKDLEIVQAQLHQVNQDYRVELINGEIVVMSPSGYESDEVAFSLVVNLRTGQSRVNSDESPGQEQGLFCQTQRLALRMCRLCRQSDYVGVLRVLQNSHPI, encoded by the coding sequence ATGTCTCTCACTGTGAAAGATTTGGAAATTGTGCAAGCTCAGCTTCATCAGGTGAATCAGGATTACCGGGTTGAACTAATTAACGGAGAAATTGTGGTTATGAGTCCATCCGGTTACGAATCTGATGAAGTGGCGTTTAGTTTGGTCGTCAACTTGCGAACTGGACAAAGCCGCGTAAACTCGGACGAGTCACCGGGGCAGGAGCAGGGTTTATTTTGCCAGACTCAGAGACTCGCGCTCCGGATGTGTCGTTTGTGCAGGCAGAGCGATTACGTCGGAGTCCTGAGAGTTTTGCAGAACTCGCACCCGATTTAA
- a CDS encoding hypothetical protein (similar to AA sequence:cyanobase_aa:LBDG_16470) has protein sequence MAYQWFKAFHIVGIVCWFAGLFYLPRLFVYHAEANEQAEPARGILRNQYQIMEKRLYRIIMTPALLLTIAMAIGLVYTEPDVLKQPWLHVKLALVALLIVYDHACLRIMKSLAADTCKLTGQQFRWFNEFPTVLFVIVVMLAVFKNDIPTSATAWGIFGMIVAMAAFIQLYAKKRRLAREQLAAAPTTEASA, from the coding sequence ATGGCATATCAGTGGTTTAAAGCTTTTCACATTGTGGGAATTGTCTGCTGGTTTGCGGGACTGTTCTACCTGCCTCGCTTGTTTGTCTATCACGCGGAAGCGAATGAGCAAGCAGAACCCGCTCGCGGTATTCTCAGAAATCAGTATCAAATCATGGAGAAGCGACTGTATCGCATTATCATGACCCCAGCGTTGCTGTTGACGATCGCAATGGCGATCGGGCTAGTTTACACAGAACCGGATGTGCTTAAGCAGCCTTGGCTTCATGTCAAATTAGCGCTCGTCGCACTCTTGATTGTTTATGATCATGCGTGTCTGAGAATCATGAAAAGCCTTGCCGCTGATACATGCAAGCTTACAGGACAGCAATTCCGCTGGTTTAATGAATTCCCAACCGTTCTGTTTGTAATTGTGGTGATGCTGGCAGTGTTTAAGAACGACATTCCCACCAGTGCAACCGCTTGGGGCATCTTTGGCATGATTGTGGCGATGGCAGCTTTTATCCAGCTTTACGCGAAGAAACGCCGCCTTGCGAGAGAACAACTTGCGGCAGCCCCAACGACAGAAGCGAGTGCATAA
- a CDS encoding Sec-independent protein translocase TatC (similar to AA sequence:cyanobase_aa:LBDG_37370), which produces MTAPSELETSSTPTIAESSPSELTPADPPTLSDDGDILDDVEMSLFDHLEELRQRIFVSLAAIVVCIVGCFVYVKPLVQFLEVPANGVKFLQLAPGEYFFVSMKVAGYSGLILAAPVLLYEVVAFVLPGLTRREKRFLAPVVLGSSVLFLGGLAFAYALLIPAALNFFISYGAEVVEQAWSIDRYFEFVLLLMFSTGLAFQIPIVQALLGFLGIVSSKTMLAGWKYVLLGAAILGAVITPSTDPLTQSLLGGAVLGLYFGGIGIVKLLGK; this is translated from the coding sequence ATGACTGCTCCTTCGGAACTCGAAACCTCTTCTACCCCCACGATCGCGGAATCTTCCCCCAGCGAATTGACTCCCGCTGACCCGCCAACTCTCAGCGACGACGGCGATATTCTTGATGATGTCGAGATGTCGCTGTTCGATCACTTGGAAGAATTGCGGCAGCGGATATTCGTGTCGTTGGCTGCGATCGTCGTTTGTATCGTGGGCTGTTTTGTCTACGTCAAGCCGCTCGTCCAATTTTTGGAAGTTCCAGCGAATGGCGTAAAGTTCCTTCAGCTTGCACCTGGAGAGTATTTCTTTGTGTCAATGAAAGTAGCAGGTTACAGCGGATTGATTCTCGCCGCGCCTGTGTTGCTGTATGAAGTTGTTGCATTCGTATTGCCAGGATTAACCCGACGCGAGAAACGATTTCTTGCACCTGTTGTTTTAGGTTCAAGCGTCTTGTTTCTGGGGGGATTGGCGTTCGCGTATGCGCTATTGATCCCCGCAGCGTTGAACTTCTTTATTTCTTATGGTGCAGAAGTTGTTGAGCAGGCTTGGTCGATCGATCGCTATTTCGAGTTCGTTTTACTGTTGATGTTTAGTACCGGATTAGCATTTCAAATTCCAATCGTTCAAGCATTGCTCGGATTCTTGGGCATTGTGTCATCGAAAACGATGCTGGCTGGCTGGAAATATGTTCTTCTCGGTGCTGCAATTCTTGGCGCTGTGATTACACCTTCGACTGATCCACTAACGCAAAGCCTTCTAGGTGGAGCGGTATTGGGGCTTTACTTCGGTGGAATTGGAATTGTGAAACTCTTGGGTAAATAG
- a CDS encoding hypothetical protein (similar to AA sequence:cyanobase_aa:cce_0500) — protein sequence MYRVWQVAKFLSQGENQMNAKIIVSAIAVFGAVALSSLPAFARDTVLRANFPDSRINLRAIPSVNAPLRGVGVPGDRVRILDQRIGSNRNQWYYVEFTRTGARGWVDGTYVQPLSIGGPGTPGGRIVDSERRFLVDSYEARIFPSGGQTRMNVFNRRMRRTEINREPVTVNRTSDGVAYTGRNVELFLHNDGRRSLTFF from the coding sequence ATGTACCGAGTTTGGCAAGTAGCTAAGTTTTTGAGTCAGGGAGAAAACCAAATGAATGCCAAAATTATAGTTAGCGCGATCGCAGTTTTTGGGGCGGTTGCACTGAGTAGCTTGCCCGCATTTGCCAGAGATACCGTATTGAGAGCGAATTTTCCTGATTCTAGGATTAATTTACGGGCGATTCCAAGCGTCAACGCTCCACTGCGAGGAGTTGGAGTTCCAGGCGATCGTGTCCGAATTTTAGATCAAAGAATCGGCAGCAATCGAAATCAATGGTACTACGTCGAATTCACTCGAACGGGTGCGAGGGGATGGGTCGATGGAACTTACGTTCAACCGCTTTCGATCGGTGGACCTGGAACCCCAGGAGGCAGGATCGTTGATTCAGAGCGCCGATTTTTAGTGGATAGCTATGAAGCGCGAATCTTTCCCAGCGGAGGACAAACCCGTATGAATGTTTTTAATCGTCGCATGAGACGCACCGAGATCAACAGAGAGCCTGTTACTGTAAACCGAACTTCAGATGGAGTCGCTTATACAGGGCGCAATGTTGAACTTTTCTTACACAATGACGGCAGACGATCGCTGACATTTTTCTAA
- a CDS encoding hypothetical protein (similar to AA sequence:cyanobase_aa:tsr0373), which produces MYPIVSILTELPEALHSSLATYLEKHPDWDQDQVLTAALSLFLLQNGECDRSTTAVYLDTLFKHSA; this is translated from the coding sequence ATGTACCCGATCGTAAGCATCTTGACCGAACTCCCCGAAGCCCTTCATTCTTCTTTAGCGACCTATCTAGAAAAACATCCCGACTGGGATCAAGATCAAGTTCTTACTGCCGCATTGAGCCTCTTTTTATTGCAGAATGGAGAATGCGATCGATCAACCACTGCGGTTTATCTCGATACGCTTTTCAAACACTCTGCATAA
- a CDS encoding methyltransferase type 11 (similar to AA sequence:cyanobase_aa:LBDG_42280): protein MTSSLSDQIRQFYDASSGLWEQVWGEHMHHGYYGADGKTKKERRQAQIDLIEELLNWANITKAEQILDVGCGIGGSSLYLAQKFEATATGITLSPVQANRAAERARSSNINAQFQVADALNMPFPDDSFDLVWSLESGEHMPDKAKFMQECTRVLKPGGTFVMATWCHRPIDKVPLTVDDRKRLAEIYRVYYLPYVISLPEYEAIAQSIGLQEIRTADWSRAVAPFWDVVIDSAFDPAAIFGLLTSGWTTIQAALSLGTMQQGYKRGLIKFGLLCGKKA, encoded by the coding sequence ATGACTTCATCGCTATCTGATCAAATTCGCCAGTTTTACGATGCGTCTTCCGGACTCTGGGAACAGGTCTGGGGTGAGCACATGCACCACGGCTATTACGGCGCAGATGGGAAGACGAAAAAGGAACGCAGACAAGCGCAAATCGATTTGATCGAGGAATTGCTGAACTGGGCGAACATCACAAAAGCCGAGCAAATTTTGGATGTCGGCTGCGGGATCGGCGGAAGTTCGCTCTATCTAGCCCAAAAATTTGAAGCAACCGCGACGGGGATCACGCTCAGTCCAGTGCAAGCGAATCGAGCAGCGGAAAGAGCAAGATCAAGCAACATTAATGCCCAATTCCAAGTTGCCGATGCCCTAAACATGCCATTCCCAGACGACTCCTTTGATCTAGTTTGGTCGCTCGAAAGCGGGGAACACATGCCCGATAAGGCGAAGTTTATGCAGGAATGCACTCGCGTACTCAAACCCGGTGGAACCTTTGTCATGGCAACCTGGTGTCATCGTCCGATCGACAAAGTTCCATTGACGGTAGACGATCGAAAACGTCTTGCTGAGATCTACCGCGTCTATTATTTGCCCTACGTGATTTCATTGCCTGAATATGAAGCGATCGCACAATCGATCGGTCTTCAAGAAATCCGAACCGCTGATTGGTCGAGGGCAGTCGCGCCATTTTGGGATGTCGTGATCGATTCTGCCTTTGATCCCGCTGCAATTTTCGGATTACTCACGTCCGGTTGGACAACAATTCAAGCTGCTCTATCCCTTGGAACAATGCAGCAAGGCTACAAACGCGGATTGATTAAATTCGGCTTACTCTGCGGCAAAAAAGCTTAG
- a CDS encoding hypothetical protein (conserved hypothetical protein;~similar to AA sequence:cyanobase_aa:RPA1176) — MLYCESANWQEMTDKARLVVAKQLEVENGIMARSLLPTELSHSMNFVVQPEHTTSYIDARLPEVLATCTLVMWMETVASLAVQPYLTEGYITVGIDLSVEHLSFTTVNQTLQIECSVTTVTGNFVDFDIVATVNAKTVGKGKHRRAIISQKLIQRQISKQLKEN; from the coding sequence ATGCTTTATTGTGAATCAGCGAATTGGCAAGAAATGACTGACAAAGCGCGGCTGGTAGTCGCAAAGCAGCTAGAGGTTGAGAATGGGATTATGGCTAGATCTTTGTTACCTACTGAATTAAGTCACTCAATGAATTTTGTAGTGCAACCAGAGCACACAACGTCTTACATAGATGCTCGACTTCCAGAAGTTCTTGCTACGTGCACACTGGTTATGTGGATGGAAACAGTTGCTTCTCTGGCAGTGCAGCCTTATCTTACCGAAGGTTACATCACTGTTGGCATAGATTTGAGTGTGGAACATTTATCATTTACAACCGTGAATCAAACGCTTCAAATTGAATGTAGCGTTACTACTGTGACTGGTAACTTTGTTGATTTCGATATAGTAGCTACAGTTAATGCAAAAACGGTGGGGAAAGGAAAGCATCGACGCGCAATCATCTCTCAAAAGCTGATTCAACGGCAAATCTCTAAACAGCTCAAAGAAAATTAA
- a CDS encoding hypothetical protein (hypothetical protein Npun_R5438;~similar to AA sequence:cyanobase_aa:LBDG_19030), which translates to MQAERLRRSPESFAELAPDLMVEVKSPTDSVKGLRAKIDRFLAQGTRVGILIHPGKRWVEVHRSNMEPVRLKDGDVLTIPDLLPGWEVQISELWSPVFEE; encoded by the coding sequence GTGCAGGCAGAGCGATTACGTCGGAGTCCTGAGAGTTTTGCAGAACTCGCACCCGATTTAATGGTTGAAGTCAAGTCTCCGACCGATAGCGTGAAGGGATTACGCGCAAAGATCGATCGATTTCTGGCACAGGGAACGCGAGTTGGTATCTTGATTCATCCGGGGAAAAGATGGGTGGAAGTTCATCGATCGAATATGGAACCTGTGAGGCTGAAGGATGGTGATGTGTTGACGATTCCCGATTTGTTGCCGGGATGGGAAGTGCAGATTTCGGAATTGTGGTCGCCTGTGTTTGAAGAGTAA
- a CDS encoding hypothetical protein (hypothetical protein MC7420_7343;~similar to AA sequence:cyanobase_aa:LBDG_24510), translating into MSVRIRFLPDDVTVDAEVGEPLLQVADRAGISIPTGCLMGSCHACEVELDDGETVRSCISSVPPGRDTVTINLFYDPTW; encoded by the coding sequence ATGAGTGTTCGCATTCGATTCCTTCCCGATGATGTCACTGTCGATGCCGAAGTCGGCGAACCGCTCCTACAAGTTGCCGATCGAGCAGGCATCTCGATTCCCACAGGCTGCCTCATGGGGTCGTGTCACGCCTGCGAAGTCGAGCTAGACGACGGAGAAACCGTTCGCAGTTGCATCTCTTCTGTGCCGCCCGGACGCGACACTGTAACGATAAATCTCTTTTACGATCCGACTTGGTAA
- a CDS encoding hypothetical protein (conserved hypothetical protein;~similar to AA sequence:cyanobase_aa:LBDG_24490), with protein MTQTTSNPAFRYPQKTLDRAARAVRCAPFRLKFYAVMLDHSVALNSVTGTAGIRNQYSKRSLSELSADGELLWLIQVGLLRREVDGQGLTDSFRLTPLGRQLVQHWQAVGGYGKANFSDRLFNAMNRWLRLPF; from the coding sequence ATGACCCAGACGACTTCTAACCCTGCCTTCCGCTATCCCCAGAAAACCCTCGATCGAGCCGCTCGTGCTGTTCGTTGTGCCCCGTTTCGGCTGAAATTCTACGCAGTCATGCTCGATCACAGTGTCGCGCTCAATTCTGTTACCGGAACGGCTGGCATTCGCAATCAGTACAGCAAGCGAAGTCTCTCCGAACTCTCAGCAGACGGGGAACTGCTCTGGCTGATTCAAGTTGGACTCTTGCGGCGTGAAGTCGATGGGCAAGGATTAACCGATAGTTTTCGGCTAACTCCACTGGGTCGGCAACTCGTTCAACACTGGCAAGCCGTTGGGGGATATGGCAAAGCGAATTTTAGCGATCGACTTTTCAATGCGATGAATCGCTGGTTACGACTCCCGTTCTAG
- a CDS encoding 4-hydroxybenzoate polyprenyl transferase (similar to AA sequence:cyanobase_aa:LBDG_42290): protein MNRTSSSNPIQRYAYAFWKFSRPHTIIGTTLSVLGLYLIVLGGDRQLSLPPTALIAPWIACICGNIYIVGLNQLEDIAIDKINKPHLPLASGEFSIWQGRAIVFLTGMIAIAVAISQGVYLFGMVGTSLAIGTLYSLPPVRLKRFPFWASLCIFTVRGAIVNLGLFLHFNQGFPIPAKVWALTIFILVFTFAIAIFKDMPDTEGDRQYNIRTLTLKLGQRPVFNLARAVLSVCYLSIVAIAFFLPGVNAPFLVLSHLMALSSMWLRSYKIDLQDKKEVTRFYQFIWKLFFLEYLIFPAACLLG from the coding sequence ATGAACCGAACTTCGTCTTCTAATCCCATTCAACGTTATGCCTATGCTTTCTGGAAATTCTCCCGTCCTCATACGATTATTGGAACCACGTTAAGTGTTCTGGGGCTGTATCTGATTGTTTTAGGGGGCGATCGACAACTTTCTCTCCCGCCTACAGCCTTGATCGCCCCGTGGATCGCTTGTATCTGTGGCAATATCTACATTGTTGGATTAAATCAACTCGAAGATATTGCGATCGACAAAATCAACAAACCGCATCTGCCACTCGCTTCTGGTGAATTCTCGATTTGGCAAGGACGGGCGATCGTATTTCTCACAGGAATGATCGCGATCGCGGTTGCCATTTCTCAAGGCGTTTACTTATTTGGAATGGTGGGAACGAGTTTAGCGATCGGTACTCTCTATTCTTTGCCGCCTGTACGGTTAAAGCGGTTTCCGTTCTGGGCTTCGTTGTGCATTTTTACGGTGAGAGGCGCGATCGTCAATCTTGGATTGTTCTTGCACTTCAATCAAGGATTTCCCATTCCTGCAAAGGTCTGGGCGTTGACCATCTTTATTTTGGTGTTTACTTTTGCGATCGCAATCTTCAAAGATATGCCCGATACAGAAGGCGATCGACAGTACAACATTCGGACGTTAACTCTAAAACTGGGTCAACGTCCGGTGTTTAATTTGGCTCGTGCGGTTTTGAGCGTGTGTTATCTATCCATTGTTGCGATCGCGTTCTTTTTGCCTGGAGTCAATGCGCCGTTCTTGGTACTCAGTCATTTGATGGCACTCAGTTCAATGTGGCTTCGTAGCTACAAGATTGATTTACAAGACAAAAAAGAAGTCACACGCTTTTATCAATTCATCTGGAAACTATTTTTCTTAGAGTATTTGATCTTTCCCGCAGCCTGTCTCTTAGGTTAA
- a CDS encoding transcriptional regulator, XRE family (similar to AA sequence:cyanobase_aa:PCC8801_3871), with product MSREARSRFGNRVRILRQEKQMTQEALAELTGKSVEHISFIERGERAPSFAMILKLAEVLEISV from the coding sequence ATGAGCCGCGAAGCAAGAAGTCGTTTTGGGAACAGAGTTCGCATTCTCAGGCAAGAAAAACAGATGACCCAAGAAGCGCTTGCTGAGTTAACAGGTAAATCTGTTGAACACATTAGCTTCATTGAGCGAGGAGAACGAGCGCCATCTTTTGCAATGATTCTGAAATTAGCTGAAGTCCTAGAGATTTCTGTGTAG
- a CDS encoding cobyric acid synthase (similar to AA sequence:cyanobase_aa:LBDG_24500) → MKAVMVVGTTSHAGKSMITTALCRILARQGFRVSPFKGQNMALNSYVTANGGEIGYAQAVQAWAAGVQPWVEMNPILLKPQGDMTSQVIVKGRVVGRTGAADYYENFFEPGWAAIEDSLKRISEEFDFIVCEGAGSPAEINLKHRDLTNMRVAKYLNAPTILVVDIDRGGAFAHVVGTLELLDPDERALIKGVVINKFRGQRSLLDSGIEWLEKKTGIPVIGVIPWLDQVFPAEDSLSLFDRAPNTKGDITIGVVRLPRISNFTDFDPLESEPSVNVKYLHPKQPLGHPDAVIIPGSKTTIADLIALHKTGMAEEIQNYIAAGGTVLGICGGFQMLGKILADPEGIEGQEGRYRGLGLLPLKTVIAGQKIARQRNVTSNFPQEGLPVSGYEIHQGRTRLLEESEGTKALFDDANLGVVDESQSIWGTYLHGIFDNGPWRRAWLNRLRQQRGLRSLPTGVANYREQRELMLDQLADSIEPHLNLKPVLP, encoded by the coding sequence ATGAAAGCTGTCATGGTTGTGGGCACGACTTCCCACGCAGGCAAATCAATGATTACGACTGCCTTGTGCCGAATTCTGGCGCGTCAGGGCTTCCGAGTGTCGCCGTTTAAGGGGCAAAATATGGCGCTCAATTCGTATGTCACCGCGAACGGGGGCGAGATTGGATATGCTCAGGCGGTTCAAGCGTGGGCGGCAGGGGTTCAACCTTGGGTTGAGATGAATCCAATTTTGTTAAAGCCTCAAGGCGATATGACTTCTCAGGTCATTGTTAAAGGTCGCGTCGTCGGACGAACAGGCGCAGCGGATTATTATGAGAATTTCTTTGAACCGGGATGGGCAGCGATCGAGGATTCTCTCAAACGGATTAGCGAAGAATTCGATTTTATTGTCTGTGAAGGGGCGGGCAGTCCAGCAGAGATTAACTTAAAGCACCGTGACTTAACAAATATGCGGGTCGCCAAGTATTTGAATGCGCCCACAATTTTAGTCGTGGATATCGATCGAGGAGGCGCTTTTGCTCACGTCGTCGGAACTTTAGAGCTACTTGATCCAGACGAACGTGCATTAATTAAAGGCGTTGTCATTAATAAGTTTCGGGGACAAAGATCGTTACTCGATTCGGGAATTGAATGGCTTGAGAAGAAGACGGGAATTCCAGTCATTGGCGTGATTCCGTGGCTTGATCAGGTCTTCCCAGCAGAGGATTCGTTATCGTTGTTCGATCGTGCTCCGAATACGAAGGGCGATATTACGATCGGCGTTGTTCGATTGCCCCGAATTTCCAATTTCACCGATTTCGATCCGCTCGAATCTGAACCTTCGGTGAATGTGAAATATCTCCATCCGAAACAGCCGTTGGGACATCCGGATGCGGTGATTATTCCAGGATCGAAAACGACGATCGCGGATTTGATCGCGCTCCACAAAACCGGAATGGCAGAAGAAATCCAAAATTATATTGCTGCGGGTGGAACTGTTTTAGGGATCTGCGGCGGGTTCCAAATGCTCGGTAAAATTCTCGCTGATCCAGAAGGCATTGAAGGACAGGAAGGACGGTATCGCGGTCTGGGACTCTTGCCGCTCAAAACCGTGATTGCAGGTCAAAAAATCGCCCGTCAGCGCAATGTGACTTCCAACTTCCCACAGGAAGGATTGCCCGTTTCAGGCTACGAAATTCACCAAGGTCGAACTCGCTTGCTGGAAGAATCTGAAGGGACGAAAGCCTTATTCGATGATGCCAATCTCGGTGTTGTAGATGAATCTCAATCGATTTGGGGAACTTACCTGCATGGTATTTTCGATAACGGACCTTGGAGACGCGCTTGGTTAAATCGACTGCGCCAACAACGTGGATTACGATCGCTTCCCACCGGAGTTGCCAACTATCGCGAACAACGGGAGTTAATGTTGGATCAATTAGCAGACTCGATCGAGCCTCATCTCAATCTCAAACCCGTTCTGCCGTAA
- a CDS encoding binding-protein-dependent transport systems inner membrane component (similar to AA sequence:cyanobase_aa:LBDG_46670) — protein sequence MTSIRLPRLINAAERPSLSRQMMRIGAVIVLVFVAIALFAPILQAIGLIQNPTEFLDNPPHAAPSLRYWFGTSSLGYDVFSRTLFGTQAAIQVVILATALSLIVGVPLGMVSGYRGGRLDRALLFLMDTIYTLPGLLLSVTLAFVVGRGVFNAAIALSIAYVPQYYRVVRNQTVSVKTELFIEAAQAMGASTWRVLSKYLFANVIQSVPVLFTLNAADAILTLGGLGFLGLGLPDEVPEWGHDLREALDALSTGGIWWTALFPGLAMTMMVVGLSLFGEGLNEFVDRKTR from the coding sequence ATGACCTCTATTCGCCTTCCCCGGCTGATTAATGCTGCTGAACGTCCGTCCCTTTCTCGTCAAATGATGCGAATTGGGGCAGTGATTGTTCTCGTGTTTGTTGCGATCGCGCTTTTCGCTCCAATTTTGCAAGCGATCGGTCTAATCCAAAACCCGACTGAATTTCTCGATAATCCGCCTCACGCAGCACCAAGCTTAAGATATTGGTTTGGTACATCTAGCCTCGGATACGATGTCTTTTCTCGCACACTGTTTGGGACACAAGCCGCGATTCAGGTGGTAATTCTAGCAACGGCATTGAGTTTGATCGTAGGAGTGCCGTTGGGAATGGTGAGCGGCTATCGGGGAGGAAGACTCGATCGAGCTTTACTGTTTCTGATGGATACGATATACACGCTCCCAGGGTTATTGCTTTCAGTCACTTTGGCGTTTGTCGTAGGACGAGGCGTATTTAATGCAGCGATCGCACTCAGTATCGCGTATGTGCCTCAGTATTATCGAGTCGTGCGAAATCAAACGGTGAGTGTGAAAACGGAACTGTTTATCGAAGCAGCTCAAGCGATGGGAGCTTCCACTTGGCGAGTATTGTCCAAGTATTTGTTTGCAAATGTGATTCAAAGTGTCCCAGTTTTATTTACTTTGAATGCGGCAGACGCGATTTTGACTCTGGGTGGTTTGGGATTTCTCGGATTAGGGTTGCCGGATGAAGTACCAGAATGGGGACATGATTTAAGAGAGGCACTGGACGCGCTTTCGACGGGTGGAATTTGGTGGACGGCTCTGTTTCCAGGATTGGCAATGACGATGATGGTCGTGGGATTGTCTTTGTTTGGCGAAGGATTGAATGAATTTGTCGATCGTAAAACTCGTTGA